DNA sequence from the Methanolobus sp. ZRKC5 genome:
ACAAAATATAATGCAGCATTCGCAAAGGACACATATTTGATAGTAGGTGCAATAGCACTGTTGATAGTTGTGCAGGGTTATGTAGTCTTTACTATACTATCCGCAGCAGGTTCAGCGGTCTCTCCTGCAATCAGAGGAATCTATGTTGTGTTCTTTGTACTGGTAGTGGGAATTGAAACAATGGGTTACTGGCAGGTACGTCACTCAATTAAGCAACACATGTTCGATTTCAAATACTATGACTGAGGTGGGCAATATGGATGAAAACACACAGAAACAGAGTGCACTGAGGGAGGCATTTGATATTGTATTTATATTCATACTTG
Encoded proteins:
- a CDS encoding monomethylamine permease, whose translation is MVGVSETKYNAAFAKDTYLIVGAIALLIVVQGYVVFTILSAAGSAVSPAIRGIYVVFFVLVVGIETMGYWQVRHSIKQHMFDFKYYD